The Ammoniphilus oxalaticus genome contains a region encoding:
- a CDS encoding peptide ABC transporter substrate-binding protein: protein MKKQALFKVVSTVIISAILLTGCGGGASNSSEQTLNIPLSAEPPTLDPGLAEDSTSGAIIRQVFEGLTRIGEDDLPHEAAAEKIEISDDLKTYTFTIREGAKWSNGEPLTANDFEYTWKRVLNPATAANYAYQLYYIKNGEAYNKGQIDDPEQVGVKALDARTLQVELENPTPFFLELTAFYTYMPVNKAVVTENADWANDATEKYVSNGPFKLKTWKHSSKVEIEKNEHYWDYEKVKLDQINFSIVEDESTALNMFENGELDWAGRPTSDLPKDALQTLKDQDRLVIMPITGTYWYKFNTEQPPFTNAKARKAFAYAIDRQTIIENVTQADEIPAMGAIPPTVAVHEGDYFKDHDVEEANRLLDEGLQELGMTRDQLSVSLSYNTNEAHAKIAQAIQDQWKQALGVDVKLSNAEWKVYIEDLHQGNFEIGRMGWLADYDDPVTFLELYKDKHGGNNDTLWENAQYQQLLTQSDQETDPAKRKELLAQAEQILMDEMPIAPIYFYTQSYVKTDKVKGVILHGTGDIDYKYAYVEE from the coding sequence GTGAAAAAGCAAGCATTATTTAAAGTTGTATCAACAGTTATTATCTCAGCAATTCTATTAACTGGTTGCGGTGGAGGCGCTTCTAATAGTAGCGAACAAACACTTAACATTCCGCTATCGGCCGAACCGCCAACACTCGATCCCGGGTTAGCGGAAGATAGCACCTCAGGGGCGATTATCCGTCAAGTGTTTGAAGGGCTAACGCGCATTGGAGAAGATGACCTACCGCATGAAGCGGCCGCTGAAAAAATAGAAATCTCTGATGATTTAAAAACGTATACATTTACGATTCGCGAAGGAGCGAAATGGTCGAACGGGGAACCGTTAACTGCCAATGATTTTGAATATACTTGGAAGCGTGTGTTAAACCCGGCAACCGCCGCAAACTACGCATACCAACTTTACTACATTAAAAACGGGGAAGCGTACAATAAAGGTCAAATTGATGACCCTGAACAAGTCGGGGTGAAAGCTTTAGACGCGCGCACGTTACAAGTGGAGTTGGAAAACCCAACCCCGTTTTTCCTTGAACTAACTGCTTTTTATACGTACATGCCAGTAAATAAAGCCGTCGTTACGGAGAATGCAGACTGGGCGAACGATGCGACAGAAAAATATGTATCCAACGGTCCTTTTAAATTAAAAACGTGGAAACATAGCAGCAAGGTAGAAATTGAGAAGAATGAGCATTATTGGGACTACGAAAAAGTAAAGCTGGACCAAATTAACTTCTCCATTGTTGAGGACGAGTCTACCGCATTAAATATGTTTGAAAACGGCGAGTTAGATTGGGCGGGAAGACCGACATCCGATCTGCCAAAAGACGCGTTGCAAACGTTGAAAGATCAAGATCGTTTAGTGATCATGCCGATTACAGGAACGTATTGGTACAAGTTCAACACAGAACAACCACCATTTACAAACGCCAAAGCGCGTAAAGCTTTTGCTTATGCGATCGATCGTCAAACGATTATTGAAAACGTAACACAAGCAGATGAAATTCCCGCAATGGGAGCGATTCCGCCGACGGTGGCCGTGCATGAAGGTGACTACTTCAAAGACCATGACGTGGAAGAGGCGAACCGTTTGCTTGATGAAGGGCTACAAGAACTTGGTATGACTAGAGATCAACTATCCGTATCGTTGAGTTACAATACGAACGAGGCCCACGCGAAAATCGCTCAAGCGATCCAAGATCAATGGAAACAAGCGCTAGGCGTCGATGTGAAATTGTCTAATGCGGAGTGGAAAGTATATATTGAAGATTTACACCAAGGAAACTTTGAGATTGGACGAATGGGTTGGTTAGCGGACTATGATGATCCCGTTACATTCCTTGAATTGTACAAAGATAAACACGGCGGAAACAATGACACGCTGTGGGAAAATGCGCAGTATCAACAACTGTTGACGCAATCCGATCAAGAAACAGATCCAGCCAAACGAAAAGAATTACTGGCGCAAGCGGAACAGATTTTAATGGATGAAATGCCGATCGCGCCGATCTATTTTTACACACAATCGTATGTGAAAACAGACAAAGTAAAAGGGGTTATTTTACACGGAACCGGGGACATCGATTACAAATATGCTTACGTCGAAGAATAA
- a CDS encoding ABC transporter permease: MAQQQVKLSEQLFEPIDQKALGAEEITRPSMNFWQDAWRRLKQNKLAMFGLVMLVALIAMAIVGPWLSGHTYYDTNPKLNNLPPSSDYWFGTDDLGRDVFTRVWYGARISLFIGVAAALIDLALGIVWGGVAAYYGGKVDEAMMRFADILYGLPHLLVVIMLMVVMEQGLFTIIIAMTITGWIGMARIVRGEILQLKEQEYVLAARSLGASAFRILFKHLIPNAMGPIIVTMTLTVPSAIFTEAFLSFLGLGVQAPIASWGTMANDGLGALRFYPWRLFFPAIFISITMLSFNVFGDGLRDALDPRMRK; the protein is encoded by the coding sequence ATGGCCCAACAACAAGTGAAACTTTCTGAACAATTATTTGAGCCGATTGACCAAAAGGCGCTTGGAGCGGAAGAAATTACGCGGCCAAGTATGAATTTTTGGCAAGATGCGTGGCGTCGGCTTAAACAAAATAAATTAGCGATGTTCGGCTTGGTTATGTTGGTCGCCTTAATCGCTATGGCCATTGTTGGCCCGTGGTTGAGCGGTCATACGTATTATGATACCAACCCGAAGTTGAACAACTTGCCGCCGAGCAGTGACTATTGGTTTGGAACGGACGATTTAGGGCGCGATGTCTTTACGCGGGTTTGGTACGGGGCGCGCATTTCGCTGTTTATCGGGGTCGCAGCGGCGTTGATCGACCTGGCGCTTGGTATCGTTTGGGGCGGCGTGGCTGCTTATTACGGGGGAAAAGTGGACGAGGCGATGATGCGTTTCGCTGACATTTTATACGGTCTGCCGCATCTATTAGTTGTGATTATGCTGATGGTCGTCATGGAACAAGGTTTGTTTACGATCATTATCGCGATGACGATTACCGGATGGATTGGAATGGCGCGAATTGTGCGCGGTGAAATTTTACAATTAAAAGAACAAGAATATGTGCTTGCCGCTCGTTCTCTTGGCGCCAGCGCGTTTCGAATTTTGTTTAAACATTTAATTCCGAATGCAATGGGTCCGATTATCGTGACGATGACATTAACCGTTCCTTCTGCGATCTTTACCGAGGCATTCCTAAGCTTTTTAGGATTAGGGGTGCAAGCTCCGATCGCAAGTTGGGGTACGATGGCAAACGACGGTTTAGGGGCTTTGCGCTTCTATCCATGGCGCTTGTTTTTCCCGGCTATTTTCATCAGCATCACGATGCTATCTTTTAACGTGTTTGGAGACGGGTTGCGTGATGCGCTCGATCCGCGGATGCGTAAATAA
- a CDS encoding ABC transporter permease — MARYIVRRIGFVFITLFLIVTATFFLMQAIPGDPFTSERGVPEEIQQSMYEHYGLNDPLYVQYGKYLVSVAKWDLGPSFKYKGRTVNDIISDGVGVSFTLGAAALFIAISFGLILGVIAALNHNKWQDYTAMIVAVVGISVPSFILATFFQYFFAMKMNVLPVAKWGSLQHVVLPAFALAALPMAFIARLTRSNMLEVLHQDYIKTAKAKGLSPFVVTVRHALRNALMPVITYLGPLAAGILTGTFVIERIFAIPGLGSHFVTSISNRDYTVIMGTTVFYSIVLLTLILFVDLAYGIVDPRIKLSGKGK, encoded by the coding sequence GTGGCTCGTTATATTGTTAGACGAATCGGATTTGTGTTTATCACCCTTTTTTTAATCGTTACCGCCACATTCTTTTTAATGCAGGCCATCCCAGGTGATCCATTTACATCTGAACGAGGAGTGCCTGAAGAGATTCAACAATCGATGTATGAACACTATGGGTTGAACGACCCGCTCTATGTACAATATGGGAAGTACTTAGTGTCGGTGGCTAAGTGGGATCTTGGGCCATCATTTAAGTATAAAGGTAGAACGGTGAATGACATTATTAGCGATGGGGTTGGCGTTTCCTTTACGTTGGGGGCGGCCGCGTTGTTTATCGCGATTAGTTTTGGCCTGATCCTTGGGGTGATCGCGGCCTTAAACCATAATAAATGGCAAGACTACACGGCGATGATCGTCGCTGTTGTTGGAATTTCGGTGCCGAGCTTTATTTTGGCGACCTTCTTCCAATATTTCTTTGCGATGAAAATGAACGTGCTCCCAGTTGCCAAATGGGGCAGCTTGCAGCACGTCGTATTGCCCGCCTTTGCTCTAGCGGCGTTGCCGATGGCTTTTATCGCTCGCTTGACGCGTTCCAATATGCTCGAAGTGTTGCATCAAGACTATATCAAGACCGCTAAAGCAAAAGGGTTGAGCCCATTTGTGGTGACGGTTCGACATGCGTTACGAAATGCGTTAATGCCAGTTATTACGTATTTAGGTCCGCTTGCCGCTGGGATCTTAACGGGAACATTTGTAATTGAGCGGATCTTTGCGATTCCTGGTCTGGGTAGTCACTTTGTTACCAGCATCAGTAATCGAGATTATACAGTAATTATGGGGACAACGGTCTTTTATAGCATTGTGTTGCTGACGTTGATTCTGTTCGTTGACTTAGCTTATGGAATTGTCGATCCCCGCATCAAGCTCTCCGGAAAGGGGAAATAG
- a CDS encoding Lrp/AsnC family transcriptional regulator: MKKLDQLDFEILGLLQGDGRKSYTEMGNLLNVSEGTIRSRINKMLEDRIFEFIIHVDPNKIGLFVQAIIGIKTQLGFQEDVASKLQEFSAVRFIGAFSGRNDIILQAYFRSNDELVNFVNQELAKIEGIISADVSIELKQYKDSFSFVQSAGDGL, from the coding sequence ATGAAAAAATTAGATCAGTTAGATTTCGAAATCTTGGGGTTATTACAAGGGGATGGCAGAAAATCCTATACCGAAATGGGCAATTTGCTTAATGTGAGCGAAGGAACGATCCGATCAAGAATCAATAAAATGCTGGAAGATCGCATCTTTGAATTTATCATTCATGTCGATCCGAATAAAATTGGGTTATTCGTGCAAGCAATCATTGGCATTAAAACTCAACTTGGCTTTCAAGAAGATGTGGCGAGTAAGTTACAAGAATTCTCGGCTGTGCGATTTATTGGGGCTTTTTCCGGACGGAATGATATTATTTTACAAGCCTATTTTCGATCCAATGATGAACTAGTTAATTTTGTGAACCAAGAATTGGCGAAGATTGAAGGAATTATCTCGGCCGATGTGTCGATTGAACTTAAACAATATAAAGATTCCTTTTCTTTCGTCCAATCAGCTGGGGACGGACTTTAA